A DNA window from Paenibacillus antri contains the following coding sequences:
- a CDS encoding phytanoyl-CoA dioxygenase family protein, producing the protein MEEVERELPPGLSEDYPLAASQIEAYARDGHILLRGVASEEEVAAYEPLLSELVRRGNRHDKPVEQRDTYGKAFIQVGNLWEKSAAAARFTLARRFAKIAAELMGVDGVRLYHDQALYKEPGGGHTPWHQDQIYWPLDTDKTITLWMPLVPIPETVGSMTFASGSHRNGLIDKTVISDESHRTLAQYIEGKGFPQKTYGAMRPGDATFHAGWTVHSAPGNPTDLMRKVMTIIYAADGVRIAEPDSNARRADLATWLPGLAPGDVAASRLNPLLYSRKSEAP; encoded by the coding sequence ATGGAAGAAGTCGAACGGGAACTGCCGCCGGGGTTGTCGGAGGACTATCCGCTCGCCGCGTCGCAGATCGAAGCGTATGCGCGGGACGGCCACATCTTGCTGCGCGGCGTCGCGAGCGAGGAGGAGGTCGCCGCGTACGAGCCGCTGCTGTCGGAGCTGGTGCGGCGCGGCAACCGCCACGACAAGCCGGTCGAGCAGCGGGACACGTACGGGAAGGCGTTCATTCAGGTGGGCAACCTGTGGGAGAAGAGCGCGGCCGCGGCGCGGTTCACGCTGGCTCGCCGGTTCGCGAAGATCGCCGCGGAGCTGATGGGGGTCGACGGCGTGCGGCTGTACCACGATCAGGCGCTGTACAAGGAGCCGGGCGGCGGCCATACGCCGTGGCATCAAGACCAGATTTACTGGCCGCTGGACACCGACAAGACGATCACGCTGTGGATGCCGCTCGTCCCGATTCCCGAGACGGTCGGCTCCATGACGTTCGCGTCCGGCTCGCATCGCAACGGGTTGATCGACAAGACCGTCATCTCCGACGAATCGCATCGGACTCTGGCGCAGTATATCGAAGGGAAAGGCTTCCCTCAGAAAACGTACGGCGCGATGCGCCCCGGCGACGCGACGTTCCACGCGGGCTGGACCGTGCACAGCGCCCCGGGCAACCCGACGGACTTAATGCGCAAGGTGATGACGATCATCTACGCGGCGGACGGCGTCCGCATCGCGGAGCCGGACAGCAACGCCCGCCGGGCGGACTTGGCGACGTGGCTGCCCGGCTTAGCCCCGGGAGACGTCGCCGCGTCCCGCTTAAACCCGCTGCTCTACTCTCGCAAGTCCGAAGCGCCGTAA
- a CDS encoding AraC family transcriptional regulator — protein MSTAGPIAPYVRESDHASRRPWRVPERRLLDYLLVFVRRGSCVFTIDGRRHAFRDGDFVLIQPGSLCELEGLTETETPFAHFDIFYTPDRERSFPTRPGQTDLSAYADLLQPRLDDVLGYPVPVRLRPRDPKRMRDALLRLVDAWLEGGPFASLRAQAPATELVAMIAEDHAPPGQGGTPKGEPPDALRWIPSYLSLHLHEPLTVDTMAARAGLSPSRFAAKFKATYGLPPHRYLLEMRLSHARELLRTTALSQEAVAAYCGFADIHHFSKAFKRRTGVTPGAWREEGARS, from the coding sequence ATGTCGACGGCGGGACCGATCGCCCCATACGTCCGGGAGAGCGACCATGCGTCGCGCCGGCCCTGGCGCGTGCCCGAGCGGCGGCTGCTCGATTATTTGCTCGTGTTCGTCCGGCGCGGGAGCTGCGTCTTTACGATCGACGGGCGGCGCCATGCGTTCCGGGACGGCGACTTCGTCCTGATCCAGCCCGGCTCCCTCTGCGAGCTGGAGGGACTGACGGAGACGGAGACGCCGTTCGCGCATTTCGATATTTTCTATACCCCCGATCGGGAGCGCAGCTTCCCGACGCGGCCGGGACAGACGGATTTGTCCGCGTATGCCGATCTGCTGCAGCCCCGGCTGGACGACGTCTTGGGCTACCCCGTCCCCGTCCGGCTCCGCCCGCGGGACCCGAAGCGGATGCGGGACGCCCTGCTGCGGCTCGTCGACGCGTGGCTGGAGGGCGGGCCGTTCGCGTCGCTGCGCGCGCAAGCGCCGGCGACGGAGCTCGTCGCGATGATCGCGGAGGATCATGCGCCGCCGGGTCAGGGCGGGACGCCGAAGGGCGAGCCGCCCGACGCGCTCCGCTGGATTCCGTCGTATTTGTCGCTTCATCTGCACGAGCCGCTGACCGTCGATACGATGGCCGCCCGCGCCGGCTTGTCGCCGTCCCGCTTCGCCGCCAAGTTCAAGGCGACGTACGGCTTGCCGCCGCATCGGTATTTGCTCGAGATGCGGCTGTCCCACGCGCGGGAGCTGCTGCGCACGACGGCGCTGTCGCAGGAGGCCGTCGCGGCGTATTGCGGCTTCGCGGACATTCACCATTTTTCGAAGGCGTTCAAGCGGCGGACGGGCGTCACCCCCGGCGCTTGGCGCGAGGAAGGAGCCCGATCGTAG
- a CDS encoding radical SAM protein: protein MAEKTNPKLSETTPKTMLTPTGGFLAGYTHTLNPYSGCSFACAYCYVRRMPVALFRGEPWGSWVAAKRFDPNAFRRELARAYKKGPTSIFLSSATDPYQPAEHGQRLTRELLELLANDPPAFLFVQTRSPLATRDIDLFARFPADRLRVSVTVETDRDDMRRAFAPYSPPIAGRLRALRRLRDAGIATQAAVAPLLPCTAGFAAALAGVTERVTLDTFALGDGASGRRSEALGMRSRLEALGLAEWYAPEKLEEVRGLFAAHFPSDRIFVSQDGFAPH, encoded by the coding sequence ATGGCCGAGAAGACGAACCCGAAGCTGAGCGAGACGACGCCGAAGACGATGCTGACGCCGACCGGCGGCTTCCTCGCCGGCTATACCCATACGCTGAATCCGTACAGCGGCTGCTCGTTCGCATGCGCCTACTGCTACGTGCGCCGGATGCCCGTCGCCCTGTTCCGGGGCGAGCCGTGGGGCTCCTGGGTCGCCGCGAAGCGGTTCGACCCGAACGCGTTCCGCCGCGAACTCGCGCGCGCGTACAAGAAGGGGCCGACGTCGATCTTCCTCTCGTCGGCCACCGACCCGTATCAGCCCGCGGAGCACGGGCAACGGCTGACGCGCGAGCTGTTGGAGCTGCTCGCGAACGACCCGCCCGCGTTCCTGTTCGTGCAGACGCGCAGCCCGCTCGCGACGCGCGACATCGACCTGTTCGCGCGCTTCCCGGCCGACCGGCTCCGCGTGAGCGTCACGGTCGAGACCGACCGCGACGATATGCGCCGCGCGTTCGCCCCATATTCGCCGCCGATCGCCGGGCGGCTCCGAGCGCTGCGCCGGCTGCGGGACGCCGGCATTGCCACCCAAGCGGCGGTCGCGCCGCTGCTCCCTTGCACGGCGGGCTTCGCCGCCGCGCTGGCCGGGGTGACGGAACGCGTCACCCTCGACACGTTCGCGCTCGGCGACGGCGCGAGCGGACGGCGCTCCGAGGCGCTCGGCATGCGAAGCCGCCTCGAAGCGCTTGGGCTCGCGGAATGGTACGCGCCCGAGAAACTGGAAGAAGTGCGCGGCCTATTCGCCGCGCACTTCCCGTCGGACCGCATATTCGTGTCGCAGGACGGCTTCGCCCCGCACTAA
- a CDS encoding aldo/keto reductase — translation MTVTARGLADTTTLNNGVKMPWLGLGVWRVEEGSQVEQSVAAAIANGYRSIDTAAVYGNEAGVGKAVRESGVKREELFITTKVWNADQGFDSTLRAHEASLEKLGLDYVDLYLVHWPVKGKYRETWKALVKLYEEKRVRAIGVSNHHIHHLDDIINDTGVVPAVNQVEYHPLLSQVELLSYCKSKGIQMEAWSPLMQGNNLDHPTLKELATKHGKSTAQIVLRWDLQHGVVTIPKSTKEARIKENADVFDFELSAEDMGKIDAMNENRRFGADPDNFNF, via the coding sequence ATGACGGTAACGGCGAGAGGGCTCGCGGATACGACGACCCTGAACAACGGCGTGAAGATGCCTTGGCTCGGCCTCGGCGTATGGCGGGTGGAGGAAGGCTCGCAGGTGGAGCAATCGGTCGCGGCGGCGATCGCGAACGGATATCGGAGCATCGATACGGCGGCGGTGTACGGCAACGAAGCCGGCGTCGGCAAGGCGGTGCGGGAGAGCGGCGTGAAGCGGGAGGAGCTCTTCATCACGACGAAGGTGTGGAACGCGGATCAAGGCTTCGACAGCACGCTGCGCGCGCACGAAGCGAGCCTCGAGAAGCTCGGGCTCGACTACGTCGATCTGTATCTGGTGCATTGGCCGGTGAAGGGCAAGTATCGCGAGACGTGGAAGGCGCTCGTGAAGCTGTACGAGGAGAAGCGGGTGCGCGCGATCGGCGTCAGCAACCACCATATCCATCACCTCGACGACATTATTAACGACACGGGCGTCGTGCCGGCGGTCAATCAGGTGGAGTATCATCCGCTGCTGTCGCAGGTGGAGCTGCTTTCCTATTGCAAGTCGAAAGGCATCCAGATGGAGGCGTGGAGCCCGCTCATGCAGGGCAATAACCTCGACCATCCGACGCTGAAGGAGCTCGCGACGAAGCACGGCAAGTCGACGGCGCAGATCGTGCTGCGTTGGGACCTCCAGCACGGCGTCGTGACGATTCCGAAATCGACGAAGGAAGCGCGCATTAAGGAAAACGCGGACGTGTTCGACTTCGAGCTGAGCGCGGAGGACATGGGCAAGATCGACGCCATGAACGAAAATCGCCGCTTCGGCGCCGATCCGGACAACTTCAATTTTTAG
- a CDS encoding cold-shock protein, with protein sequence MFYSRKRSFDDFPSEMTSIWSCTKESCNGWMRADYSFADVPTCPQCRSVMVGGTKSLPILVDSGYDLKKAIKKLGAE encoded by the coding sequence ATGTTTTACTCTCGGAAGCGATCGTTCGACGATTTCCCCAGCGAAATGACGTCCATCTGGTCCTGTACGAAAGAAAGCTGCAACGGATGGATGCGAGCGGATTATTCGTTCGCGGACGTCCCGACCTGCCCGCAGTGCCGTTCGGTGATGGTCGGCGGCACGAAGAGCCTGCCGATTCTCGTCGATTCGGGCTACGATTTGAAGAAGGCGATCAAGAAATTGGGCGCCGAATAA
- a CDS encoding cold-shock protein — MQTGTVKWFNAEKGFGFIEVEGGEDVFVHFSAITGEGFKSLDEGQRVEFNVVQGQRGKQAENVVKVY, encoded by the coding sequence ATGCAAACAGGTACAGTGAAATGGTTCAACGCGGAAAAGGGTTTCGGTTTCATCGAGGTTGAAGGCGGCGAAGACGTATTCGTACACTTCAGCGCGATTACGGGCGAAGGCTTCAAGTCGCTTGACGAAGGCCAACGCGTAGAATTCAACGTCGTTCAAGGCCAACGCGGCAAGCAAGCCGAGAACGTCGTAAAAGTATACTAA
- a CDS encoding DinB family protein, translated as MKDMFANMLRHMAWADRRIGAALAAAPDAPADAVKWYAHIVGAETIWLSRIEGGDSYPVPVFPAWDVAASREASEETLTNYSRFIETCDDFERIAVYRLSTGAEARTSVSDILTHVFLHGSYHRGQINAKLRGAGLEPMPVDYILYARENRI; from the coding sequence ATGAAAGACATGTTCGCAAACATGCTCCGCCACATGGCTTGGGCGGACCGCCGCATCGGCGCGGCGCTCGCGGCGGCTCCGGACGCTCCGGCGGATGCCGTGAAGTGGTACGCCCATATCGTCGGGGCGGAGACGATCTGGCTGTCACGCATCGAAGGCGGCGACAGCTACCCCGTCCCGGTGTTCCCCGCATGGGACGTCGCGGCGAGCCGCGAAGCGTCCGAGGAGACGCTGACGAACTACTCGCGCTTCATCGAGACTTGCGACGACTTCGAGCGGATCGCCGTCTACCGCCTCAGCACCGGAGCCGAAGCCCGAACGTCCGTCTCGGACATCCTGACGCACGTCTTCCTGCACGGCAGCTATCACCGCGGCCAAATCAATGCGAAGCTGCGCGGCGCGGGGCTCGAGCCGATGCCGGTCGATTACATCTTGTACGCGAGGGAGAACCGCATATGA
- a CDS encoding arylamine N-acetyltransferase family protein, with translation MNERVRLYLDRIGYDGPLDGSAEALAGLQDRHLHAVPYENLDILRGVPLSLAVDDLFDKIVVRRRGGYCFELNALFGWLLRELGYPTTDLFARFWRDEPSPPPKRRHQVLKVEAEGASYLCDVGVGGIVPRRPIVLVEGLEQAQGDERYRMEKDPSFGWMLCEWKRGEWSKLYSFTEEPQLPKDYTMASFWCEHAPESIFRQGAMIAIRTRNGRNSVAGKEFRLFTPEGVNAFTPQSEEQYKEALRAYFGIVIE, from the coding sequence ATGAACGAGCGCGTACGTCTCTATTTAGACCGGATCGGGTACGACGGCCCCTTGGACGGCAGCGCCGAAGCGTTGGCCGGCTTGCAGGACCGCCACCTTCATGCCGTGCCGTACGAAAACTTGGACATTCTGCGCGGCGTGCCGCTGTCGCTCGCCGTCGACGATCTGTTCGACAAGATCGTCGTGCGCCGCCGCGGCGGCTATTGCTTCGAGCTGAACGCCTTGTTCGGCTGGCTGCTGCGCGAGCTCGGCTACCCGACGACGGATTTGTTCGCCCGCTTCTGGCGAGACGAGCCGTCCCCGCCGCCCAAGCGCCGCCATCAAGTGCTGAAGGTCGAAGCCGAGGGCGCCTCCTATTTGTGCGACGTCGGCGTCGGCGGCATCGTGCCTCGCCGTCCGATCGTTTTGGTTGAAGGCTTGGAGCAGGCCCAAGGCGATGAACGATATCGCATGGAGAAGGATCCTTCCTTCGGATGGATGCTTTGCGAATGGAAGCGCGGGGAATGGAGCAAGCTGTATTCGTTCACCGAGGAGCCGCAGCTGCCGAAGGATTATACGATGGCGAGCTTCTGGTGCGAGCATGCGCCGGAGTCGATCTTCCGCCAGGGCGCGATGATCGCGATTCGCACCCGCAACGGCCGCAACTCCGTCGCGGGGAAGGAATTCCGGCTCTTCACCCCGGAAGGCGTCAATGCATTCACTCCGCAATCGGAGGAACAATATAAAGAGGCGCTTCGCGCTTATTTCGGCATCGTCATCGAGTAG
- a CDS encoding pirin family protein translates to MIRVYPKHTRISHDHGWLQSNFSFSFGEDFDENNSKFGPMRVCNDDVIAPRRGFGAHPHADMEIVSIVLSGKLRHEDSMGNVAVTGFGEVQRMSAGTGVVHTEANPSDDEPVNLLQLWFEPEETGLTPSYETSSFDPEALIGDLVPIVTPDGGPNAAKIHQHMAIFLSRLPAGETVEFLQGMDRRVFLFVIEGSLYVSNAGDPTETATLRARDTARITETPDLKFTAAGGEEAFFLLIDLP, encoded by the coding sequence ATGATCCGCGTATATCCGAAGCATACGAGAATCAGCCACGATCACGGGTGGCTGCAGTCGAACTTCAGCTTCTCCTTCGGAGAGGATTTCGACGAGAACAATTCCAAATTCGGTCCGATGCGCGTGTGCAACGACGATGTCATCGCGCCGCGCCGCGGGTTCGGCGCCCATCCGCACGCGGACATGGAGATCGTGTCCATCGTGCTGAGCGGCAAGCTGCGCCACGAAGACAGCATGGGCAACGTCGCCGTAACGGGCTTCGGCGAGGTGCAGCGCATGTCGGCGGGGACCGGCGTCGTGCACACGGAGGCGAATCCGTCCGACGACGAGCCGGTGAACCTGCTGCAGCTATGGTTCGAGCCGGAGGAGACGGGGCTGACGCCTTCGTACGAGACGTCTTCTTTCGATCCCGAAGCGTTGATCGGCGACCTCGTGCCGATCGTGACGCCGGACGGCGGCCCGAATGCGGCGAAGATTCATCAGCACATGGCGATCTTCCTGTCCCGGCTGCCGGCGGGGGAGACGGTCGAGTTTCTGCAAGGCATGGACCGGCGCGTCTTTCTGTTCGTCATCGAAGGCTCGCTGTACGTCTCGAACGCGGGCGATCCGACGGAGACGGCGACGCTGCGGGCGCGGGATACGGCTCGCATTACGGAAACCCCGGATTTGAAGTTTACGGCGGCGGGCGGGGAAGAAGCGTTCTTCCTGCTCATCGACCTGCCGTAA
- a CDS encoding zinc-binding dehydrogenase, with protein MTMKAVLLDRPGTPDTLRIGNIDLPEPGPGEIRVRVHAASLNPADYKIMGGGLPSWTYPHIPGLDGAGVVDAVGPGAAPWKIGDRVYYHGDMAKRGALAEYAVASAAAAARIPDTVSFADAASIPTAGLTAYQALNRKMRLREGQTLLVHAGAGGVGGFAVQYAASVGARVLATASAANHDYVRSLGAEAVVDYTTESLRERVMEWTNGEGVDAALNTVNRATAQADLELLAFGGQLACIAGAPENVADFKPSSKTFTVHKLMLGGAFGHPKAEAELGALAEEFIALYVEGGFRSIVAETIPLEDVPAAMVRLSGRHVRGKIVALLG; from the coding sequence ATGACGATGAAGGCGGTATTATTGGATCGTCCGGGGACCCCGGACACGCTGCGAATCGGGAACATCGACCTCCCCGAGCCGGGTCCCGGCGAAATTCGGGTCCGGGTGCATGCGGCTTCGCTCAATCCGGCCGATTATAAAATTATGGGCGGCGGCTTGCCGTCCTGGACGTATCCGCATATTCCCGGGCTCGACGGCGCGGGCGTCGTCGACGCGGTCGGTCCGGGCGCGGCGCCGTGGAAGATCGGCGATCGCGTGTATTACCACGGCGATATGGCGAAGCGGGGGGCGCTCGCGGAATACGCCGTAGCGTCCGCGGCCGCCGCGGCGCGCATCCCGGACACGGTGTCGTTCGCGGACGCGGCGTCGATCCCGACCGCCGGCTTGACCGCGTATCAGGCGCTGAACCGGAAGATGCGTCTTCGCGAAGGGCAGACGCTGCTCGTGCATGCCGGTGCCGGCGGCGTCGGCGGGTTCGCGGTGCAATACGCCGCGTCGGTCGGGGCGAGGGTGCTCGCGACGGCGTCGGCGGCGAACCACGACTACGTGCGAAGCCTCGGCGCCGAAGCCGTCGTCGATTATACGACGGAGTCGCTGCGCGAACGCGTGATGGAATGGACGAACGGGGAAGGCGTCGACGCCGCGCTGAACACGGTGAACCGGGCGACGGCGCAGGCGGATCTCGAGCTGCTCGCGTTCGGCGGCCAGCTCGCCTGCATCGCGGGGGCGCCGGAGAACGTCGCGGATTTCAAGCCGTCGTCGAAGACGTTCACCGTGCACAAGCTTATGTTAGGCGGCGCGTTCGGACATCCGAAAGCGGAGGCGGAGCTGGGCGCGCTGGCGGAGGAATTCATCGCGCTGTACGTCGAAGGCGGCTTCCGGTCGATCGTCGCCGAGACGATCCCGCTCGAAGACGTGCCGGCCGCCATGGTCCGGTTGTCGGGGCGGCATGTGCGGGGCAAGATCGTCGCATTGCTAGGATAA
- a CDS encoding ABC transporter substrate-binding protein produces the protein MKAGKSIGALLTATAMLTLAACGGGNAEQASTTDNQAAAPAEPAASAPAATEAAPAPAKEPTKVVFWHAMGGELGKAVDKLVADFNAQSDTVEVEAVFQGSYDEALNKLKTTLGTNEGPTMMQVYEIGSRFMIDTGAIQPIQKFVDAEGYDLSQLEENILGYYTFDGQLNSMPFNTSNPILYYNKDMFAAAGLDPEKPPKTYEEVAEYAKKLTKDGKYGASFALYGWFMEQFHANAGVDYVDNGNGRNAMATASLVNGDLAVRTMEWWTGMVKDGTALNLGRKTSDTKAAFAAGQVAMTLDSTAGLRGYVDAVGGKFEVGTGFLPKPADAAEGGVIVGGASLWMLNNRPEAEQLAAWEFMKFLVSPEQQAWWHVNTGYFPITKAAYDQAIVKENAEKFPQFQTAVDQLHGTKLSTATQGAVMGVFPEARQLVETAMEEAVNGAKPAKEALDAAAAEITKKIGEYNATVKK, from the coding sequence ATGAAGGCAGGCAAATCGATAGGCGCGCTTCTGACGGCGACGGCGATGCTGACGCTCGCGGCATGCGGAGGCGGCAACGCGGAGCAAGCGTCCACGACCGACAACCAGGCGGCGGCTCCGGCCGAACCGGCCGCAAGCGCCCCCGCGGCGACGGAAGCCGCGCCGGCCCCGGCGAAGGAACCGACGAAGGTCGTCTTCTGGCACGCGATGGGCGGCGAGCTCGGGAAAGCGGTAGACAAGCTCGTGGCGGATTTCAACGCGCAGAGCGACACGGTCGAAGTCGAAGCGGTGTTCCAAGGCTCGTACGACGAGGCGTTGAACAAGCTGAAGACGACGCTCGGCACGAACGAAGGCCCGACGATGATGCAGGTGTACGAAATCGGCAGCCGCTTCATGATCGATACGGGCGCGATTCAGCCGATCCAGAAGTTCGTGGACGCGGAAGGCTACGATTTGTCGCAGCTCGAAGAAAACATCCTCGGCTATTACACGTTCGACGGGCAGCTAAACTCGATGCCGTTCAACACGTCGAACCCGATTCTTTACTACAACAAGGATATGTTCGCCGCGGCGGGTCTCGATCCGGAGAAGCCGCCGAAGACGTACGAGGAAGTGGCGGAGTACGCGAAGAAGCTGACGAAGGACGGCAAATACGGCGCGTCGTTCGCGCTGTACGGCTGGTTCATGGAGCAGTTCCACGCGAACGCGGGCGTCGACTACGTCGACAACGGCAACGGCCGGAACGCGATGGCGACGGCGTCGCTCGTGAACGGCGACCTGGCCGTCCGGACGATGGAATGGTGGACGGGCATGGTGAAGGACGGCACGGCGCTTAACCTCGGCCGCAAGACGTCCGACACGAAGGCGGCGTTCGCGGCGGGCCAAGTGGCGATGACGCTCGACTCTACGGCAGGCCTGCGCGGCTACGTCGACGCGGTCGGCGGCAAGTTCGAAGTAGGCACGGGCTTCCTTCCGAAGCCGGCCGACGCGGCCGAGGGCGGCGTCATCGTCGGCGGCGCGAGCCTCTGGATGCTGAACAACCGTCCGGAAGCGGAGCAGCTGGCGGCTTGGGAATTCATGAAGTTCCTCGTCTCCCCGGAGCAGCAAGCTTGGTGGCACGTGAACACGGGCTACTTCCCGATCACGAAGGCGGCGTACGATCAAGCGATCGTCAAGGAGAACGCGGAGAAGTTCCCGCAATTCCAGACGGCGGTAGACCAGCTGCACGGCACGAAGCTGAGCACGGCGACGCAAGGCGCGGTCATGGGCGTGTTCCCGGAAGCGCGGCAATTGGTCGAGACGGCGATGGAGGAAGCGGTCAACGGCGCCAAGCCGGCGAAGGAAGCGCTGGATGCGGCCGCGGCGGAAATTACGAAGAAGATCGGCGAGTACAACGCAACGGTGAAGAAATAA
- a CDS encoding carbohydrate ABC transporter permease, giving the protein MYPLLFTFLASFMTAEEAGRYPPPLFPEGLYLGNFRTALELAPIPRFLWNSFVMAGAVTLGQLVTCSMAAYAFAFVRFRGKAALFAAFLSTMMIPWEVTIIPNYLTIKTLGWMDSYPGLIVPFLASAFGVFLLRQFFLQLPKELFEAARIDGCGHARAFFRLVLPLGRPALATLAVYTFLNQWNSYLWPLLVTNREEMRTVQIGVTMLQWEEMMSWNLVLAGVSMVLLPSLLLLAFGLKQLVRGITAGAVKG; this is encoded by the coding sequence ATGTATCCGCTGTTGTTTACGTTCCTGGCCAGCTTCATGACCGCGGAGGAAGCGGGGCGGTATCCGCCGCCGTTGTTCCCGGAGGGGTTGTACCTGGGCAACTTCAGGACCGCGCTCGAGCTGGCGCCGATCCCGCGCTTCCTCTGGAACAGCTTCGTCATGGCCGGCGCGGTCACGCTCGGACAGCTCGTCACTTGCAGCATGGCGGCGTATGCGTTCGCGTTCGTCCGGTTCCGCGGCAAGGCGGCGCTGTTCGCGGCGTTCCTCTCCACGATGATGATTCCGTGGGAGGTGACGATCATCCCGAACTACCTGACGATCAAGACGCTCGGCTGGATGGACTCGTACCCGGGGCTCATCGTGCCGTTCCTCGCTTCGGCGTTCGGCGTCTTCCTGCTGCGGCAATTTTTCCTCCAGCTTCCGAAGGAGCTGTTCGAAGCGGCGCGCATCGACGGCTGCGGGCATGCGCGCGCGTTCTTCCGACTCGTGCTGCCGCTCGGCCGCCCCGCGCTCGCCACGCTGGCCGTCTACACGTTCCTGAATCAATGGAACAGCTATTTATGGCCGCTGCTCGTCACGAACCGCGAGGAGATGCGCACGGTGCAGATCGGCGTCACGATGCTGCAGTGGGAAGAGATGATGTCTTGGAATTTGGTGCTCGCCGGCGTGTCCATGGTGCTGCTGCCGTCGCTGCTGCTGCTCGCGTTCGGGCTGAAGCAGCTGGTGAGAGGCATTACGGCGGGCGCGGTGAAGGGCTGA
- a CDS encoding carbohydrate ABC transporter permease, with the protein METSQSAWGAKARPQTAAGAARSGGRAVRWKEELAAYAFLAPSALLFAAFVFYPMAQSMYLSLHVTDPQGRIAQFVGLDNFASLFASPLFYSGLRVTGQFILYTVPTTILIGLMLAMLTHRALPGMRWFRFVFSLPVAISVGTAAVIWLLLFHPSVGMLNYFLGELGVAPIFWLSDPKWAMISVSILTVWMNLGFVYIVLLGGLNGIADDIFDSLSVDGAGPLRKYGQVVLPLLSPSLFFITIVSVIGSFQAFGQFHILTKGGPMNQTNVIVYQIYQDAFVNFRFGTGSAQALVLFAILLVLTIVQFVFVEKKVHYQ; encoded by the coding sequence GTGGAGACGAGTCAGAGCGCATGGGGCGCGAAGGCGAGACCGCAGACGGCCGCGGGCGCGGCGCGAAGCGGGGGAAGGGCGGTTCGCTGGAAAGAAGAGCTGGCCGCGTACGCCTTCTTAGCGCCGTCGGCGCTGTTGTTTGCCGCGTTCGTCTTTTACCCTATGGCGCAATCGATGTATCTGAGCTTGCATGTAACCGATCCGCAGGGGCGCATCGCGCAATTCGTCGGTTTGGACAATTTCGCGTCGTTGTTCGCGTCCCCGCTGTTCTACAGCGGACTGCGCGTCACGGGGCAATTCATTCTTTATACGGTGCCGACGACGATCTTGATCGGCTTAATGCTGGCGATGCTGACGCATCGCGCGCTGCCCGGCATGCGGTGGTTCCGGTTCGTCTTCTCGCTGCCGGTCGCGATATCGGTCGGCACGGCCGCCGTCATCTGGCTGCTCCTGTTCCATCCGAGCGTCGGCATGCTGAATTACTTCCTCGGCGAGCTCGGCGTCGCGCCGATCTTCTGGCTGTCCGATCCGAAGTGGGCGATGATCTCGGTGTCGATCTTGACCGTCTGGATGAATCTCGGCTTCGTCTACATTGTGCTGCTGGGCGGACTGAACGGCATCGCGGACGACATCTTCGACAGCTTGAGCGTCGACGGAGCTGGACCGCTGCGCAAGTACGGGCAAGTCGTGCTGCCGCTGCTGTCGCCGTCGTTGTTTTTCATTACGATCGTATCGGTCATCGGGTCGTTCCAGGCGTTCGGGCAGTTCCACATCTTGACCAAGGGCGGTCCGATGAACCAGACGAACGTGATCGTCTATCAAATTTATCAAGACGCCTTCGTCAACTTCCGCTTCGGCACGGGCAGCGCGCAAGCGCTCGTCTTGTTCGCGATTCTGCTTGTCTTGACCATCGTACAATTCGTATTCGTGGAAAAGAAGGTGCATTACCAATGA